In a single window of the Helicobacter felis ATCC 49179 genome:
- a CDS encoding DUF7488 domain-containing protein produces MPLGAYNFSQCVRYHHLATRGDSLSLEWQKHQVAFLRSLTPPKGVKILKADPFMGFYLINAPKTRFAYHLLDMDSRAYRYPLASVKQDALLGKILERQKGFLDFAKFSAPVPTNAVVSNICYQIYGIGVGGHSFIETKYLKRFLAQKTPYYGDIGVRVGEGMVVERIDPFFANNPFVERDVIISINGEHIANPNAFEWVVSNLTYGSLAHISIRRGDTLKEFKVKVGRRYGGFLLPDTFLERFGIVLDDKLTITQARHLRYPLNVLRVGDRIKWINKRPVLVNWLPPHRALQRALSAASMQGYIEMLILRKGLEIYVRL; encoded by the coding sequence ATGCCCTTGGGGGCTTATAATTTTTCACAATGCGTGCGTTACCATCACTTGGCCACTCGAGGGGACAGCCTCTCACTAGAGTGGCAAAAACACCAGGTCGCATTTTTGCGATCTCTTACACCTCCTAAAGGGGTAAAAATTCTCAAAGCCGATCCTTTTATGGGTTTTTACCTCATCAACGCGCCCAAAACTCGATTTGCTTACCACCTCTTAGATATGGACTCTAGGGCCTATAGGTATCCTTTGGCAAGTGTCAAACAAGACGCGCTTCTAGGCAAAATTTTAGAAAGACAAAAAGGTTTTTTAGACTTTGCTAAATTCTCTGCACCCGTGCCCACTAATGCGGTGGTGAGTAATATCTGCTATCAAATTTATGGCATAGGGGTGGGTGGCCACTCTTTTATAGAAACCAAGTATCTCAAACGCTTTTTGGCGCAAAAGACACCTTATTATGGGGATATTGGGGTGCGTGTGGGGGAGGGGATGGTTGTGGAGCGCATCGATCCTTTTTTTGCGAACAACCCCTTTGTGGAGCGGGATGTGATCATAAGTATCAATGGAGAACACATCGCCAACCCCAATGCCTTTGAGTGGGTGGTGAGCAACTTGACCTATGGAAGTCTTGCACATATAAGCATCAGACGAGGCGATACACTCAAAGAGTTTAAGGTCAAAGTAGGCCGCCGTTATGGAGGCTTTTTACTGCCAGATACCTTCTTAGAGCGTTTTGGAATTGTCCTAGATGACAAGCTCACTATCACACAGGCGCGCCATCTTCGCTATCCTCTCAATGTGCTTAGAGTCGGGGATCGCATCAAATGGATCAACAAAAGGCCGGTATTGGTCAACTGGCTTCCCCCGCACCGCGCCTTGCAAAGAGCCTTGAGTGCGGCCTCTATGCAAGGATATATTGAGATGTTGATCTTAAGAAAAGGACTTGAAATTTATGTCCGTCTCTAA
- a CDS encoding YbaB/EbfC family nucleoid-associated protein, which translates to MLDFSQLGGLLSQLQDQLKDMEEKNKDTEFNTKSGGGLVKVKLNGAGEVLDIQIDDSLLEDKEALQIYLMSALNEAYKQVEEARKNSAFGMLGGFNPFGGK; encoded by the coding sequence ATGTTAGATTTTAGTCAATTAGGTGGGCTTTTATCCCAACTTCAAGATCAGCTAAAAGATATGGAAGAAAAAAATAAAGATACAGAGTTTAACACCAAGAGTGGAGGCGGACTTGTCAAAGTTAAGCTCAATGGCGCGGGGGAAGTGTTAGATATTCAGATTGATGATAGTCTTTTGGAGGATAAAGAAGCTTTGCAGATTTATTTAATGAGTGCGTTAAACGAAGCCTACAAGCAGGTGGAGGAGGCGCGCAAAAACTCGGCCTTTGGCATGCTCGGTGGTTTTAATCCTTTTGGTGGCAAATAG
- the panD gene encoding aspartate 1-decarboxylase, giving the protein MLSVSVLYTKIHRAVVTDANLHYQGSITIGKHLMQAAKLQEWMQVDVVNINNGERFSTYAIMGTDNEICVNGAASRKVQIGDQVIILAYAQIPLDHVSAHKPHVVLLDNNNTILQKED; this is encoded by the coding sequence ATGCTTTCCGTTTCTGTTCTTTATACTAAAATCCACCGCGCAGTGGTAACAGATGCAAATTTACACTATCAGGGCTCTATCACCATTGGCAAGCACCTGATGCAAGCGGCTAAACTCCAAGAATGGATGCAAGTAGATGTGGTTAATATTAATAATGGGGAGCGTTTCAGCACCTATGCCATTATGGGCACAGACAATGAAATTTGCGTGAATGGTGCGGCTAGCCGCAAGGTGCAAATTGGCGATCAGGTGATTATCCTTGCTTATGCACAAATTCCCCTCGATCATGTTTCTGCGCACAAACCCCATGTCGTTTTGTTAGACAATAACAACACTATCTTGCAAAAAGAGGATTGA
- a CDS encoding AAA family ATPase, with the protein MPSITTRLYRIINSATALATKLAHHYVTVEHIFLVMLNDKEVQHFLKQLDMDIVDAKQMVQNYLLEHVPSSVDTENRKRPKQNKELFDLLCALDDYAKESHYRVMDVQDFLLVLLQENRSYSAKVLTSFQIDEVRILEHPPLSFSKEKISALQKFAKNLNALAQEARIDPVSHRDKEIARVIEILGRRKKNNPLLVGEPGVGKTAIAEGLALKIVQKEVPSFLLERTIYALDLSAMVAGSKYRGEFEKRLKKTLRELQRDKGSILFIDEIHTILGAGASSAGALDGANILKPMLADGSLSCIGATTFEEFRSVLEKDKAFCRRFSKIDILEPSKQDCYGILDNLSSYYERHHHVRYSKEALKACVDLSMHYLHENFLPDKAIDLMDMAGSFKKIYAPSTKAPLISKEDIENALSSKIAIPKSHISLEHKNHLKNLEEQLKKEVVAQDGAIEHLVKAIKIHASGLVGEQKPIASFLFVGPSGVGKTELAKALAKHMHLHLERFDMSEYKEAHSISKLIGAPSGYVGFDQGGLLVNAIRKHPHCVLLLDEIEKAHPNIYDLLLQITDNATLTDNSGRKGDFKHAILILTSNAGSDALGSLGFLEDRSHKYSRALKDLLSTELRSRLDAILTFNPLTLEHLERIARKEFHKLETLLAPKNITLTLDKSVATHLASLCLKDPLGARVMQKLVHDHIKVKLSDAILFGGLKEGGGIRVSMKKQEICLTSKQKSHKKIRDT; encoded by the coding sequence ATGCCCTCCATCACTACAAGGCTTTATCGTATTATTAATTCTGCTACTGCTTTAGCCACTAAATTAGCGCACCACTATGTTACAGTCGAGCACATCTTCTTGGTCATGCTCAATGATAAAGAGGTGCAACACTTCTTAAAACAGCTTGATATGGACATTGTGGACGCTAAACAGATGGTACAAAACTACCTACTCGAGCATGTGCCCTCTTCTGTAGACACAGAGAATCGCAAACGGCCCAAGCAAAATAAGGAACTTTTTGATCTCCTCTGCGCGCTAGATGATTATGCCAAAGAGTCACATTATCGTGTCATGGATGTCCAAGATTTCTTGCTCGTTTTGTTGCAGGAAAATAGAAGCTACAGTGCCAAAGTTTTGACTTCTTTTCAAATTGATGAAGTGCGCATCTTAGAACATCCCCCCCTTTCTTTTTCCAAAGAAAAAATCTCAGCCTTGCAGAAGTTTGCTAAAAATCTTAATGCATTAGCGCAAGAAGCGCGTATCGATCCGGTTTCTCATAGAGATAAAGAAATTGCTAGGGTGATTGAAATTTTGGGACGGCGCAAGAAAAATAACCCCCTACTGGTGGGTGAGCCGGGAGTTGGCAAAACGGCGATTGCCGAAGGACTTGCCCTCAAGATTGTCCAAAAAGAGGTGCCCTCTTTCTTGCTAGAGCGCACAATTTATGCTTTGGATTTAAGCGCGATGGTCGCTGGGAGCAAGTATAGAGGCGAATTTGAAAAACGGCTTAAAAAGACGCTAAGAGAATTGCAACGGGATAAGGGAAGTATTCTATTCATTGATGAAATCCATACCATATTAGGAGCGGGAGCCTCTAGTGCTGGCGCATTAGATGGGGCAAATATTTTAAAACCCATGCTTGCTGATGGGTCTTTGAGCTGTATTGGCGCGACCACTTTTGAAGAGTTTCGTTCTGTTTTGGAAAAAGACAAAGCCTTTTGCCGGCGTTTTAGTAAAATTGATATTTTAGAACCCTCCAAGCAGGATTGTTACGGCATTTTAGACAACCTCTCAAGCTATTACGAACGGCATCACCATGTGCGTTATAGCAAGGAGGCGCTCAAGGCTTGCGTAGATCTTTCAATGCATTATTTGCATGAAAATTTTCTCCCAGATAAAGCCATTGATTTGATGGACATGGCCGGTTCATTTAAAAAAATTTACGCCCCAAGCACCAAAGCACCTTTGATTTCCAAAGAGGATATAGAAAACGCCCTCTCTTCTAAAATCGCCATCCCTAAATCTCATATCAGTCTTGAACACAAAAATCATCTTAAAAATTTGGAAGAGCAACTTAAAAAAGAGGTTGTTGCGCAAGATGGCGCCATTGAACACCTCGTAAAAGCCATCAAAATCCACGCCTCCGGCTTAGTTGGAGAGCAAAAACCTATTGCGAGTTTTTTATTTGTAGGACCTAGTGGGGTGGGCAAGACAGAATTAGCCAAAGCCCTAGCCAAGCACATGCACTTGCACCTAGAACGCTTTGACATGAGCGAATACAAAGAAGCCCATAGTATTTCCAAACTCATTGGCGCGCCCTCTGGCTATGTGGGCTTTGATCAAGGCGGACTTTTAGTCAATGCGATTCGCAAACACCCTCATTGTGTGCTACTACTCGATGAGATCGAAAAAGCCCATCCAAACATTTACGATTTACTCTTGCAGATCACAGACAACGCTACGCTTACGGACAATAGCGGGCGCAAGGGGGATTTTAAACACGCAATTTTGATTCTAACTTCCAATGCCGGTAGCGATGCGTTGGGGTCTCTAGGATTTTTAGAGGATCGTAGTCATAAATATAGTCGGGCTTTAAAAGATTTATTAAGCACTGAGTTACGATCCCGCTTAGATGCGATTTTGACCTTTAACCCCTTGACTTTAGAGCATTTGGAGCGCATCGCACGCAAAGAGTTCCACAAGCTAGAAACCCTTCTAGCTCCTAAAAATATTACTCTCACCCTAGATAAAAGCGTGGCCACACATCTAGCCTCTCTTTGCCTCAAAGACCCTTTAGGAGCGCGGGTGATGCAAAAGTTAGTGCACGATCATATCAAAGTTAAACTCAGTGATGCAATTCTCTTTGGAGGTCTCAAAGAGGGAGGAGGCATACGAGTTTCTATGAAAAAACAAGAGATCTGCCTTACCTCCAAGCAGAAGAGTCATAAAAAAATTCGAGATACCTAA
- a CDS encoding universal stress protein, with the protein MLRVLFGISDTQECRTGLEATLKLFKKLKDVHLTLVHVSPEVLIYPESGIMNYSQAEVIAHEQSNQLLEEFSELLKQEGIACEGLLKVGSPVDVILEMAPGFDLLVIGASESSAFYKIFGSHQNSFIDNSPIPVLVAK; encoded by the coding sequence ATGCTAAGGGTGCTTTTTGGAATCAGCGACACACAAGAATGCAGGACTGGATTAGAGGCAACCCTCAAACTCTTTAAAAAGCTTAAAGATGTCCATTTAACACTTGTGCATGTGAGTCCAGAGGTACTCATTTACCCAGAGAGTGGGATTATGAACTATAGTCAGGCTGAAGTCATTGCCCACGAACAATCCAATCAATTGTTGGAAGAATTTAGTGAGCTATTAAAACAGGAGGGTATTGCATGCGAAGGCTTACTCAAAGTGGGTAGTCCGGTAGATGTGATCTTGGAAATGGCGCCCGGTTTTGATCTCTTGGTCATTGGTGCAAGCGAATCTTCTGCCTTTTACAAGATTTTTGGTTCTCATCAAAATAGCTTTATTGATAATTCTCCTATTCCTGTTTTAGTTGCCAAATGA
- the bioD gene encoding dethiobiotin synthase — protein MYAPIFVSATNTGVGKTTLSLEIARLCKARGIKTLLAKPIETGVNSEEESDAELFLQENLQTEAHLSLEDISFCRYVLGASPFVATRFEPHIVIDFKEIKRKLDMLQERCNLLIVEGVGGLLAPLDAKNKIIDLCLFLKARLLIVNTDHLGMLNNLLLNQEYLNAHKISHHMLINVRDRRAYTQICKPYIEHLNTTLKTPILEFPEQSARLLDAILVPC, from the coding sequence ATGTATGCCCCTATCTTTGTGAGCGCAACCAATACGGGCGTGGGCAAAACCACCTTGTCTTTAGAAATTGCTAGGTTGTGTAAGGCGCGTGGAATCAAAACTCTCTTAGCTAAACCCATTGAAACCGGTGTCAATTCAGAAGAGGAGAGCGATGCAGAGTTATTTCTACAAGAAAACTTACAAACAGAGGCGCATTTAAGCTTAGAAGACATTAGTTTTTGTCGCTATGTTTTAGGAGCTAGTCCCTTTGTGGCGACTCGTTTTGAACCCCACATTGTGATAGATTTTAAGGAAATTAAAAGAAAACTTGACATGCTACAGGAGCGTTGCAATCTGCTCATTGTAGAGGGTGTGGGAGGGTTGTTGGCCCCCTTAGATGCCAAAAATAAGATCATCGATCTTTGCCTATTTCTTAAGGCAAGACTTTTGATTGTCAATACCGATCATCTAGGCATGCTCAACAATCTCCTTTTAAATCAAGAATATCTCAATGCCCATAAAATTTCTCACCACATGCTCATCAATGTGCGCGATAGACGCGCCTACACTCAGATCTGCAAACCCTACATTGAGCACCTCAACACGACCTTAAAAACCCCTATTTTGGAGTTCCCCGAGCAAAGCGCGCGTCTCTTAGATGCGATATTGGTCCCTTGTTGA
- the sodB gene encoding superoxide dismutase [Fe], translated as MFTLRQLPYSKDSMGDFLSPTAFEFHHGKHHQTYVNNLNNLIQDSEFKDSCLFSILTKSKGGIFNNAAQIYNHDFYWDCLSPKETPMSEELKTALIADYGSLEDFKEAFIKSATTLFGSGWNWAVYNPQTQKIEIVQTSNANTPVTEHKIPILVVDVWEHAYYIDHKNARPVYLEKFYAHVNWDFVSKCYEWAKKEGLGSVDHYINELVHKKA; from the coding sequence ATGTTTACTTTACGCCAACTGCCCTATAGCAAGGATAGCATGGGGGATTTTTTAAGCCCTACCGCTTTTGAGTTCCACCATGGCAAACACCACCAAACCTATGTCAATAATCTCAACAACTTGATCCAAGATAGCGAGTTTAAAGATAGTTGCTTATTTAGCATTTTGACCAAGTCCAAAGGGGGGATTTTTAACAACGCTGCTCAGATTTACAACCACGATTTTTATTGGGATTGCTTGAGTCCTAAAGAAACCCCTATGAGCGAGGAGCTTAAAACAGCTTTGATCGCCGATTATGGCTCGCTAGAAGACTTTAAAGAAGCCTTTATTAAAAGCGCGACCACTCTTTTTGGCTCAGGTTGGAACTGGGCAGTTTATAACCCCCAAACCCAAAAAATCGAGATCGTGCAAACCAGCAATGCCAATACACCAGTAACCGAGCATAAAATCCCCATTTTAGTCGTAGATGTGTGGGAGCATGCCTACTACATCGATCACAAAAACGCCCGTCCCGTGTATTTGGAAAAGTTCTATGCTCATGTGAATTGGGACTTTGTGTCTAAATGCTACGAATGGGCAAAAAAAGAGGGTTTGGGTTCTGTGGATCACTACATTAACGAGCTCGTGCATAAGAAAGCCTAA
- a CDS encoding thiazole synthase: MADILSIGAKNFHSRLIVGSGKYKDFATTKQATLASGAEMITVAVRRVNITDPNSENLLDTFKDTGISFLPNSAGCRTAQEAIALFRLVREATGIDFIKLEIIGDDRTLYPDVLETLQACEVLAKEGFCVLAYSNDDPIMAKKLEDAGASAVMPLASPIGSGLGIQNRYNIGFIKEAVKVPVIVDAGVGCASDASIAMELGADGVLTNTAIALASDPVVMAESMKFAVLAGRKSYLAGRIPKKAYASPSSPVFGLAQL, translated from the coding sequence ATGGCAGACATTTTAAGTATTGGGGCTAAAAATTTCCACTCCCGTCTGATTGTAGGGAGTGGAAAATATAAAGACTTTGCCACCACCAAGCAGGCGACCCTAGCTAGCGGGGCGGAGATGATCACTGTGGCGGTGCGCCGGGTGAATATCACCGACCCCAATAGCGAAAATTTATTAGACACCTTTAAAGATACGGGTATTAGTTTTTTGCCCAACTCCGCGGGGTGTCGCACCGCTCAAGAGGCGATCGCCCTTTTTAGGCTTGTCAGGGAAGCTACCGGGATTGATTTTATCAAGCTAGAAATTATCGGGGATGATCGAACACTCTATCCGGATGTGCTTGAAACTCTGCAAGCCTGTGAGGTCTTGGCTAAAGAGGGTTTTTGTGTGCTCGCTTATAGCAATGACGATCCGATTATGGCTAAAAAGCTAGAAGATGCCGGAGCGAGCGCGGTGATGCCTCTAGCCTCCCCCATTGGGAGCGGGCTGGGGATTCAAAACCGCTACAACATTGGCTTTATTAAGGAGGCTGTAAAAGTGCCCGTGATTGTGGATGCGGGCGTGGGCTGTGCCTCCGATGCCAGCATTGCAATGGAGCTAGGCGCAGATGGGGTTTTGACCAACACGGCGATCGCTTTGGCTAGCGATCCGGTGGTGATGGCAGAGAGCATGAAATTTGCCGTATTAGCTGGGCGCAAAAGTTACCTAGCCGGGCGCATTCCTAAAAAAGCCTATGCTAGTCCTAGCTCTCCGGTCTTTGGACTAGCCCAACTTTGA
- the cmoA gene encoding carboxy-S-adenosyl-L-methionine synthase CmoA — protein sequence MKDTLFCAPLPKRFEFDSQVAGMFDDMLERSIPHYQETLKLASHFVAQDLEGVVYDLGCSTGNFLATLAPMLPQDTLLVGVDNAPSMLEKAQEKLQDSHVTWRCEDLLHTSLDNAGAVSLLYTLQFIRPLQRQTLIGRIFQALKPGGVLVVAEKMMSLDRILDKQMIELYYLYKQAQGYSLNEISFKREALENVLVPYSLQENTALLEQAGFKHVEVLFKWVNFGLLIARKT from the coding sequence TTGAAAGATACCCTCTTTTGTGCGCCCCTGCCAAAACGCTTTGAGTTTGACAGCCAAGTGGCGGGCATGTTTGATGACATGCTGGAGCGCTCCATCCCCCACTACCAAGAAACCCTCAAATTAGCGAGCCACTTTGTCGCCCAAGATTTGGAGGGCGTGGTGTATGATTTGGGCTGTTCTACGGGCAATTTTTTAGCCACTCTAGCCCCTATGCTCCCCCAAGACACCCTCTTAGTGGGCGTAGATAACGCCCCAAGCATGCTAGAAAAAGCACAAGAAAAGCTACAGGACTCTCATGTAACTTGGCGCTGTGAAGACCTTTTACACACCTCTTTAGACAATGCCGGAGCTGTCAGCCTGCTCTACACCTTGCAATTTATCCGCCCCCTGCAACGCCAAACCTTGATAGGGCGTATTTTCCAAGCCCTAAAGCCCGGGGGGGTTTTGGTAGTGGCAGAGAAAATGATGAGCTTGGATCGCATTTTAGATAAACAAATGATCGAGCTTTACTATCTTTACAAACAAGCACAGGGCTATAGCCTCAATGAGATTAGCTTCAAGCGCGAAGCTTTAGAAAATGTGCTCGTGCCCTATAGTTTGCAGGAAAACACCGCTCTTTTGGAGCAAGCGGGTTTTAAACATGTAGAGGTGCTGTTTAAATGGGTGAATTTTGGGCTCTTAATCGCGCGCAAGACCTAA
- a CDS encoding tetratricopeptide repeat protein codes for MTRIAKNILKIALISLCCVGSVVAHENPTKAQQIKQYLSVAQKAYHRKNYDKAFTYFQKAADLGSVKGYVGLGDLYSDYDSGFSDYAQVLFYYKKAGDLGNAEAYFNLGYLYNVGGDCDRFGCAVKPDNKKALQYFKKAGDMGYAAGYLDAGLMYEGDEGIPKDYAKAMQYYQKAADMGEVAAYSNLGIMYAHGKGVKRDIEKARQYYQKACNMGFDTSCWLLKELKH; via the coding sequence ATGACGCGCATTGCTAAAAACATCCTTAAAATAGCTCTTATTAGTCTATGTTGTGTGGGAAGTGTTGTTGCCCATGAAAACCCAACAAAAGCCCAACAAATTAAACAATACCTCTCTGTAGCTCAAAAGGCTTACCATCGCAAAAATTATGACAAGGCTTTCACATACTTTCAAAAAGCGGCAGATTTAGGAAGCGTTAAGGGCTATGTCGGTTTGGGGGATCTATATAGCGACTATGATAGTGGTTTTAGTGATTATGCGCAGGTGTTGTTCTATTACAAAAAGGCGGGAGATTTGGGGAATGCGGAGGCTTATTTTAATCTAGGCTATCTGTATAATGTGGGTGGCGATTGCGATAGATTCGGGTGCGCTGTGAAGCCAGATAATAAAAAAGCCCTGCAATACTTCAAAAAAGCAGGCGACATGGGATATGCAGCAGGCTATCTCGATGCGGGGTTGATGTATGAGGGTGATGAAGGCATCCCAAAAGATTACGCTAAAGCCATGCAATACTACCAAAAGGCAGCAGATATGGGGGAGGTTGCAGCTTACAGTAATTTGGGGATTATGTATGCACATGGTAAAGGTGTCAAGCGCGACATAGAAAAAGCGCGCCAATACTACCAAAAGGCTTGCAATATGGGTTTTGACACTTCTTGTTGGCTCCTAAAGGAGCTAAAACACTAA
- a CDS encoding bifunctional 3,4-dihydroxy-2-butanone 4-phosphate synthase/GTP cyclohydrolase II — MQGVLERVQEAITAIQQGHLIILMDDEDRENEGDLVMAGEFSNPDKINFMAKHARGLICVSLTKELAHRFELQPMVPHNDSKHETAFTVSIDARQAKTGISAYERSLTIELLCDEKTSAQDFVRPGHIFPLVAKDEGVLVRTGHTEASVDLCKLAGLKPVSVICEIMKEDGSMAQRGDKFLLDFAQEHGLKILYVSDLVSYRLQMENLVHLAYSAPACFMDYHCTYIKLMDHLQREHHVYQFGNPAVPLVRFHVVQNDYALLSQPEQYNFFLKALQTLQTQGGYLVCINPQAKTDTMKSFGVGALILKSLGIQDFKLITTQDNPEYTALKGFGLNLLETLQP, encoded by the coding sequence ATGCAAGGCGTTTTAGAAAGAGTGCAGGAGGCTATTACAGCCATCCAACAAGGACATCTTATTATTCTTATGGATGATGAAGATCGGGAGAATGAGGGGGATTTGGTCATGGCGGGGGAATTTAGCAACCCAGATAAGATCAATTTCATGGCTAAACACGCGCGCGGACTCATCTGTGTTTCGCTCACTAAAGAACTAGCCCATCGTTTTGAGTTGCAACCTATGGTACCTCACAATGACTCTAAACATGAGACAGCTTTCACGGTCTCCATAGACGCACGCCAAGCTAAAACAGGCATTTCGGCTTATGAGCGATCTTTGACCATTGAATTACTATGTGATGAAAAGACCAGCGCGCAGGATTTTGTGCGCCCCGGGCATATTTTCCCTCTCGTGGCTAAAGATGAGGGGGTTTTGGTGCGCACAGGACACACAGAGGCAAGCGTGGATTTATGTAAATTAGCCGGGCTAAAACCGGTGAGCGTGATTTGTGAGATCATGAAAGAAGATGGTTCGATGGCACAACGGGGGGATAAGTTTTTACTTGATTTCGCTCAAGAGCACGGGCTTAAGATTCTCTATGTGTCGGATTTAGTCAGCTACCGCCTTCAAATGGAAAATCTCGTGCATCTTGCCTACAGCGCGCCGGCGTGTTTTATGGATTACCACTGCACTTATATTAAACTTATGGATCACCTCCAACGCGAACACCATGTTTATCAATTTGGCAACCCTGCCGTGCCTTTAGTGCGTTTCCATGTGGTGCAGAACGATTACGCGCTCTTGAGCCAGCCCGAGCAATATAACTTCTTTCTAAAAGCCCTGCAGACATTGCAAACCCAAGGGGGTTATCTAGTGTGCATTAACCCCCAAGCTAAGACAGATACCATGAAAAGTTTTGGGGTGGGGGCGTTGATTTTAAAGAGTTTGGGTATCCAAGATTTTAAGCTCATCACCACTCAAGATAACCCTGAATATACGGCTTTAAAGGGCTTTGGCTTGAATCTGCTAGAGACTTTGCAACCTTAG
- a CDS encoding 5'-methylthioadenosine/adenosylhomocysteine nucleosidase, whose product MEKVIGVMGAMPEEIAPFLELFGTHTQENIGGNVFYTIPFKGMRIVLAYSKIGKVHAATTASTMLLRYGVQQLIFSGVAGGLAPHLQINDLLLATKLCQADVNLCAFGHPIGFIPESMVFVESNSKLNALAQSVAQDLGIELKSGIVATCDQFISSKERKAELVRDFGADVVEMEGASVGFVCANFGVPFCVLRSVSDNANGEAPQDFDRFLAQSSQTSARFVFSMLEKLATS is encoded by the coding sequence ATGGAAAAAGTCATCGGCGTGATGGGCGCAATGCCTGAGGAGATCGCCCCTTTTTTAGAATTATTTGGCACGCACACGCAGGAAAATATCGGAGGGAATGTGTTTTATACCATTCCTTTTAAGGGCATGCGCATCGTTCTAGCCTATAGCAAGATTGGCAAGGTGCATGCCGCTACCACTGCCAGCACGATGTTATTACGCTATGGAGTGCAACAACTTATCTTTAGCGGAGTGGCTGGGGGGCTTGCCCCTCACTTGCAGATTAACGATCTTTTATTAGCGACCAAACTCTGCCAAGCGGATGTAAATTTGTGCGCCTTTGGGCATCCCATAGGCTTTATTCCTGAGAGTATGGTTTTTGTGGAAAGCAATTCTAAACTAAATGCCCTAGCTCAGAGCGTAGCCCAAGATTTGGGTATAGAGCTTAAAAGCGGGATAGTGGCTACATGCGATCAATTTATCAGCTCCAAAGAACGCAAGGCGGAATTGGTGCGCGATTTTGGGGCGGATGTGGTGGAAATGGAGGGAGCGAGTGTGGGCTTTGTGTGTGCGAATTTTGGTGTGCCTTTCTGTGTCTTGCGCAGTGTGAGCGATAATGCCAATGGAGAAGCCCCGCAGGATTTCGATCGCTTTTTGGCGCAAAGTTCCCAAACCAGCGCGCGCTTTGTCTTCAGCATGCTAGAAAAATTAGCAACCTCTTGA